A single region of the Streptomyces sp. NBC_00236 genome encodes:
- a CDS encoding DNA-binding protein: MGRVTLPRVTLPQSAGADRRPLATTPDLAEHYGVPVKTVRYWHQTQTCVGPLMFRVGKHLRARWDDIDAYDADQAGGRNAA, translated from the coding sequence ATGGGACGGGTCACCCTTCCCCGCGTCACGCTCCCCCAGTCCGCTGGCGCCGACAGGCGCCCCCTCGCCACCACGCCTGACCTCGCCGAGCACTACGGGGTTCCGGTGAAGACCGTTCGCTACTGGCATCAGACGCAGACCTGCGTCGGGCCGCTCATGTTCCGGGTGGGCAAGCACCTCCGCGCCCGCTGGGACGACATCGACGCCTACGACGCCGACCAGGCCGGAGGGCGGAACGCCGCATGA